The following are encoded together in the Streptomyces tsukubensis genome:
- a CDS encoding site-2 protease family protein: MDERGDNGEPQPGSGADGRSAPPGKRKPDRPREPGGGLLMGRPFGVPVYVAPSWFLVAALITWVFGGQLDRILPELGAARYLVSLFFAVAFYASVLIHELAHTVAALRFKLPVRRIQLQFFGGVSEIEKETETPGREFVLAFVGPLLSIVLSGVFYLVLRTVEPGTVPGVLLAGLMISNLLVAAFNLLPGLPLDGGRMLRAVVWKITGKPMSGTIAAAWVGRALAVTVLIGLPLLTQSGVLGGEPARSTGMDTVMDALLAAILAAIIWTGAGNSLRMARLREHLPDLRARTLTRRAVPVEPATPLSEALRRANDAGARALVVVDPGGEPLALVREAAIVGVPEHRRPWVAVSGLAQDLTEGMRVPAELAGEPLLDTLRSHPATEYLVVEDGGEIYGVLSAADVERAFVKAMARPA, from the coding sequence GTGGACGAACGCGGCGACAACGGGGAGCCGCAGCCCGGCTCCGGAGCGGACGGCCGCTCCGCGCCGCCCGGAAAACGCAAACCGGACCGCCCCCGCGAACCGGGCGGCGGCCTCCTCATGGGCCGCCCCTTCGGTGTGCCCGTCTACGTCGCGCCGAGCTGGTTCCTCGTCGCCGCACTCATCACCTGGGTCTTCGGCGGGCAGCTCGACCGGATCCTGCCCGAGCTCGGCGCCGCCCGCTATCTCGTCTCGCTCTTCTTCGCGGTCGCCTTCTACGCCTCGGTACTCATCCACGAGCTGGCCCACACGGTCGCCGCGCTCCGCTTCAAGCTCCCGGTGCGCCGCATCCAGCTCCAGTTCTTCGGCGGTGTCTCCGAGATCGAGAAGGAGACCGAGACCCCCGGCAGGGAGTTCGTTCTCGCCTTCGTGGGGCCGCTGCTCTCGATCGTCCTGTCCGGCGTCTTCTACCTCGTCCTGCGGACGGTCGAGCCCGGCACCGTCCCCGGCGTCCTGCTCGCGGGGCTGATGATCTCCAACCTGCTGGTCGCCGCGTTCAACCTGCTGCCGGGGCTGCCTCTCGACGGCGGCAGGATGCTCCGCGCCGTCGTATGGAAGATCACAGGCAAGCCCATGAGCGGCACCATCGCCGCCGCCTGGGTCGGCCGCGCCCTCGCCGTCACCGTTCTCATCGGGCTCCCGCTCCTCACCCAGTCCGGCGTCCTCGGCGGCGAACCCGCCCGGAGCACCGGCATGGACACGGTCATGGACGCCCTGCTCGCGGCGATCCTCGCGGCGATCATCTGGACTGGCGCGGGCAACAGCCTGCGCATGGCCAGGCTCCGCGAACACCTCCCCGACCTCCGCGCCCGCACCCTCACCCGCAGGGCAGTCCCGGTCGAGCCGGCCACCCCGCTCTCCGAGGCACTGCGCAGGGCCAATGACGCCGGGGCACGTGCCCTGGTCGTCGTGGACCCGGGCGGTGAACCGCTCGCTCTGGTCAGAGAGGCCGCGATCGTCGGCGTCCCGGAACACCGGCGCCCCTGGGTCGCCGTCAGCGGCCTCGCCCAGGACCTCACCGAGGGCATGCGCGTACCGGCGGAGCTGGCCGGAGAACCACTGCTCGACACCCTGCGCTCCCACCCCGCCACCGAGTACCTGGTGGTGGAGGACGGCGGCGAGATCTACGGTGTGCTCTCCGCCGCCGACGTCGAGCGCGCCTTCGTCAAGGCGATGGCCCGCCCCGCGTAG
- a CDS encoding RecB family exonuclease, whose product MERSSEVVTRAARPSSLSPSRASDFMQCPLLYRFRVIDRLPEKPSEAATRGTLVHAVLERLFDAPAEERTASEAKALIPGQWDRLRTARPELAELFDDLAREGAGEQGAAEGEEPAPSGEERLARWLGEAERLVERWFTLEDPTRLEPAERELFVEAELDSGLRLRGIIDRVDVAPTGEVRIVDYKTGKAPRPQYQEGALFQMKFYALVVWRLKGVVPRRLQLVYLGSGDVLTYDPVPADLERVERKLHALWDAIRTATETGEWLPRPTKLCGWCDHRAVCPEFGGTPPPYPLPVGPPESEAVAQGRMKVD is encoded by the coding sequence ATGGAAAGAAGCTCCGAGGTCGTCACGCGGGCGGCCCGTCCGTCGTCTCTCTCGCCCTCACGGGCGAGCGACTTCATGCAGTGCCCCCTTCTGTACCGGTTCCGGGTGATCGACAGGCTCCCCGAGAAGCCGAGCGAGGCGGCCACCCGCGGCACCCTCGTACACGCGGTGCTTGAACGGCTTTTCGACGCCCCGGCCGAGGAGCGTACGGCCTCGGAGGCGAAGGCCCTGATCCCGGGGCAGTGGGACAGGCTCCGCACGGCCAGGCCCGAGCTGGCCGAACTCTTCGACGATCTCGCGCGGGAGGGTGCGGGTGAGCAGGGAGCGGCCGAGGGGGAAGAGCCGGCCCCGTCCGGCGAGGAACGGCTCGCGCGCTGGCTCGGTGAGGCGGAGCGGCTGGTCGAGCGGTGGTTCACGCTGGAGGACCCGACGCGCCTCGAACCCGCCGAGCGCGAGCTGTTCGTGGAGGCCGAGCTGGATTCCGGGCTGCGCCTGCGGGGCATCATCGACCGGGTCGACGTGGCGCCGACCGGCGAGGTGCGGATCGTCGACTACAAGACGGGCAAGGCCCCCCGCCCCCAGTACCAGGAGGGCGCGCTCTTCCAGATGAAGTTCTACGCCCTGGTGGTGTGGCGGTTGAAGGGCGTTGTCCCACGCCGTCTCCAGCTCGTCTATCTGGGCAGCGGCGATGTCCTCACCTACGATCCCGTCCCCGCGGATCTGGAGCGGGTGGAGCGCAAGCTGCACGCGCTGTGGGACGCGATCAGGACGGCGACCGAGACGGGCGAGTGGCTGCCGAGGCCGACGAAGCTGTGCGGCTGGTGCGACCACAGGGCGGTCTGCCCCGAATTCGGCGGTACTCCCCCGCCCTACCCACTGCCCGTCGGGCCGCCTGAGTCCGAGGCCGTCGCGCAGGGCAGAATGAAGGTCGATTAG
- a CDS encoding response regulator, whose translation MAIRVLLVDDQPLLRTGFRMILEAEQDIAVVGEAGDGLQALDQVRALQPDVVLMDIRMPRMDGVEATRQITGPDRDGPAKVLVLTTFDLDEYVVEALRAGASGFLLKDAPAHELVQAIRVVASGEAMLAPSITRRLLDKYADHLPSGEEPVPDTLHTLTEREVEVLKLVARGLSNAEIAADLFVSETTVKTHVGHVLTKLGLRDRVQAAVYAYESGLVRPGAQ comes from the coding sequence GTGGCCATCCGTGTCCTACTGGTCGACGACCAGCCGCTGCTGCGCACCGGCTTCCGCATGATCCTGGAGGCCGAGCAGGACATCGCGGTCGTCGGCGAGGCCGGAGACGGCCTCCAGGCGCTCGATCAAGTGCGGGCGTTGCAGCCCGATGTGGTGCTGATGGACATCCGTATGCCGCGGATGGACGGGGTCGAGGCCACCCGCCAGATCACCGGCCCCGACAGGGACGGCCCCGCGAAGGTCCTGGTGCTGACGACCTTCGATCTCGACGAGTACGTGGTGGAGGCGTTGCGCGCGGGCGCGAGTGGTTTCCTGCTCAAGGACGCTCCCGCGCACGAGTTGGTGCAGGCGATCCGGGTGGTGGCGAGCGGGGAGGCGATGCTCGCCCCGAGCATCACCCGCCGGCTGCTCGACAAGTACGCCGACCACCTCCCCTCAGGCGAGGAACCCGTCCCCGACACCCTGCACACGCTGACGGAGCGTGAGGTGGAGGTGTTGAAGCTGGTGGCGCGTGGCCTCTCGAACGCGGAGATCGCCGCGGATCTGTTCGTCAGTGAGACGACGGTCAAGACCCATGTGGGACATGTTCTGACCAAGTTGGGGCTGCGCGACCGGGTGCAGGCCGCTGTCTACGCCTACGAGAGCGGCCTGGTGCGCCCCGGCGCCCAGTAG
- a CDS encoding ABC transporter substrate-binding protein — translation MNRKTLVLPAVIGLLAPVLAACGGSDGGGNDDKPIVVGTTDRFAVTKQVPAPFDPAYAYDVGSWNLMRQTVQGLMRVPRGGGEPEPDAAEKCGFTDSGNERYECTLREGLTFADGTPITSSDVKFSLARVLSLKAETAIRGLFTNIDTMETPSKRKVVFHLKSADATFPYKLATPNAGLVSSKQYSAKKFRKGFQLDGSGPYTVDMQSKGGELTKAVYTKNPKYKGSIELQNNKAEVRPFASSAAMTAKLKSGEVDVLGRTITPAEVKSMSENPPKHVSLVESPGLEISYVAFNTESGQASDKAVRQAMAQLIDRGEIASKAYGTAAEPLYSIVPATITGHTNPFFNVYGDPSTEKARTILGKANITTPVKLDLTYTTDHYGTQTKKQFEVLSKQLNDSGLFDVTIKGKPWDTFRGEELKRKYDVYGMGWFPDFADPDSFIAPFLDKENILNTPYDNEEIRSKLIPQSRSEADRLSATPSIEDIQDIVAKDVPMLPIWQGKTYAAARDDITGVEWVLSSSSVLQLWELGRGVAG, via the coding sequence ATGAACCGCAAGACTTTGGTGCTGCCGGCTGTCATAGGCCTGCTCGCCCCCGTGCTCGCTGCCTGCGGCGGGTCCGACGGTGGGGGTAATGACGACAAGCCGATCGTCGTCGGCACCACGGACAGGTTCGCGGTGACGAAGCAGGTCCCTGCCCCCTTCGACCCGGCGTACGCCTATGACGTCGGGAGCTGGAATCTTATGCGGCAGACCGTCCAGGGTCTGATGCGTGTGCCGCGTGGCGGTGGCGAGCCGGAGCCCGACGCGGCCGAGAAGTGCGGCTTCACCGACAGCGGCAACGAGCGTTACGAGTGCACCCTGAGGGAGGGGCTGACGTTCGCCGACGGCACGCCCATCACGTCCTCGGACGTCAAGTTCTCCCTCGCGCGCGTCCTCAGCCTCAAGGCGGAGACCGCCATTCGTGGTCTGTTCACGAATATCGACACCATGGAGACGCCGAGCAAGCGGAAGGTGGTTTTCCACCTCAAGAGCGCGGACGCCACGTTCCCGTACAAGCTCGCCACCCCGAACGCGGGCCTCGTCAGCTCGAAGCAGTACAGCGCGAAGAAGTTCCGTAAGGGGTTCCAGCTGGACGGCTCGGGCCCTTACACCGTGGATATGCAGTCCAAGGGCGGCGAGTTGACCAAGGCCGTCTACACCAAGAACCCCAAGTACAAGGGCAGCATCGAACTCCAGAACAACAAGGCCGAGGTGCGTCCCTTCGCCAGCTCGGCGGCGATGACCGCGAAGCTGAAGTCCGGTGAGGTCGACGTGCTCGGGCGCACCATCACGCCGGCAGAGGTCAAGTCCATGTCGGAGAATCCGCCCAAGCACGTCTCGCTGGTCGAGAGCCCGGGGCTGGAGATCAGCTATGTCGCCTTCAACACCGAGTCGGGCCAGGCGTCGGACAAGGCCGTGCGCCAGGCGATGGCCCAGCTGATCGACCGCGGCGAAATAGCCTCCAAGGCCTACGGCACGGCCGCGGAACCGCTGTACTCGATCGTGCCTGCCACCATCACGGGCCACACCAACCCGTTCTTCAACGTGTACGGAGACCCGAGCACCGAGAAGGCGCGCACCATCCTCGGGAAGGCGAACATCACGACGCCGGTCAAGCTGGACCTCACCTACACGACGGACCACTACGGCACACAGACGAAGAAGCAGTTCGAGGTCTTGAGCAAGCAGCTCAACGACAGCGGCCTCTTCGACGTGACCATCAAGGGCAAGCCCTGGGACACCTTCCGCGGTGAGGAACTCAAGCGGAAGTACGACGTCTACGGCATGGGCTGGTTCCCCGACTTCGCGGACCCCGACAGCTTCATCGCGCCGTTCCTCGACAAGGAGAACATCCTCAACACGCCGTACGACAACGAGGAGATCCGCTCCAAGCTGATCCCGCAGTCACGCAGTGAGGCAGACCGCCTCTCCGCGACGCCCAGCATCGAGGACATCCAGGACATCGTCGCCAAGGACGTGCCGATGCTGCCGATATGGCAGGGCAAGACCTATGCCGCGGCGCGCGACGACATCACCGGTGTGGAGTGGGTCCTCAGCTCGTCCTCCGTGCTCCAGCTCTGGGAGCTGGGCCGCGGGGTGGCCGGCTGA
- a CDS encoding HAD family hydrolase — MTSTVPALGTRTAEGSTLQAVLLDMDGTLLDTEGFWWDAEVEVFAALGHSLDESWRDIVVGGPMTRSAGFLIEATGADISVPEITVRLNDAFEKRIAGNVPLMPGAAGLLAELAAHGVPTALVSASHRRIIDRALGSLGSHHFAHTVAGDEVERTKPHPEPYLVAAARLGVDPARCAVVEDTATGVASGEAAGCRVVAVPSVTPIPGGPGRTVVTSLEEVSLVFLRGLLSR; from the coding sequence ATGACCAGCACCGTCCCCGCACTCGGAACCCGAACGGCCGAGGGCTCCACTCTCCAGGCCGTCCTCCTCGACATGGACGGAACACTGCTGGACACCGAGGGTTTCTGGTGGGACGCCGAGGTGGAGGTCTTCGCCGCACTCGGTCACTCCCTCGACGAGTCCTGGCGGGACATCGTGGTGGGCGGCCCGATGACCCGTAGCGCCGGATTCCTCATCGAGGCCACCGGAGCCGACATCTCCGTGCCAGAGATCACCGTCAGGCTCAACGACGCCTTCGAGAAGCGCATCGCGGGGAACGTGCCGCTGATGCCGGGGGCCGCAGGACTGCTGGCGGAACTCGCCGCCCACGGGGTGCCGACCGCCCTGGTCTCCGCCTCCCACCGGCGCATCATCGACCGCGCCCTCGGCTCGCTCGGCTCCCACCACTTCGCCCATACCGTGGCGGGGGACGAGGTGGAGCGTACGAAGCCGCACCCCGAGCCGTATCTGGTCGCCGCCGCCCGGCTGGGCGTGGACCCCGCACGGTGCGCCGTCGTCGAGGACACCGCCACCGGCGTCGCCTCGGGCGAGGCCGCGGGGTGCCGGGTGGTCGCCGTACCCTCCGTCACACCGATCCCCGGTGGCCCGGGACGCACCGTGGTCACCAGCCTCGAAGAAGTCAGCCTGGTCTTCCTCCGCGGGCTGCTGAGCCGCTGA